In one window of Primulina tabacum isolate GXHZ01 chromosome 8, ASM2559414v2, whole genome shotgun sequence DNA:
- the LOC142553597 gene encoding uncharacterized protein LOC142553597 isoform X1, which yields MGRLTVHLAAALVVLSLWAGFIEAEYLKYKDPKQPLNVRINDLMKRMTLEEKIGQMTQIERNVATADNIKQYFIGSVLSGGGSAPAPRASAEAWVNMVNEFQKGALSTRLGIPMIYGIDAVHGQNNVYGATIFPHNVGLGVTRDPELVKKIGAATALEVRATGIPYAFSPCIAVCRDPRWGRCYESYSEDHNIVRAMTEIIPGLQGDTPSNYPNKFPFVDGSKKVAACAKHFVGDGGTNNGINENNTIIDWNGMLNIHMPAYLDSIKKGVATVMVSYSSWNGIKMHANKDLITGYLKNTLKFKGFVISDMWGIDRITTPERANYTYSVQAGILAGLDMVMVPTEFIEFIDDLTLLVKKNVIPMSRIDDAVRRILRVKFVMGLFENPMADLSLAHHLGSQEHRELAREAVRKSLVLLKNGKSADEPLLPLPKRSEKILVAGTHADDIGNQCGGWTIEWGGQTGNITIGTTFLTAVRNTVDPLTEVVYSENPSAEYVNSNNFSYAIVVVGELPYVETSGDSETLTILEPGYSTISNVCGATKCVVIIFSGRPIVIEPYLEKMDALVAAWLPGTEGQGITDVLFGDYGFTGKLARTWFRTVDQLPMNFGDPHYDPLFSFGYGLTTMPRVLKASQ from the exons ATGGGGAGGCTTACGGTGCACTTGGCGGCGGCGCTGGTGGTGCTCAGCCTTTGGGCTGGTTTTATTGAGGCGGAGTacttgaaatacaaagacccgaAACAGCCACTGAATGTAAGAATCAATGATCTGATGAAGAGAATGACCCTTGAAGAAAAGATCGGACAGATGACACAGATTGAGCGCAACGTTGCAACTGCAGATAACATCAAGCAATACTTCATTG GTAGCGTTCTCAGCGGGGGAGGGAGTGCACCGGCGCCAAGGGCTTCAGCCGAGGCTTGGGTGAATATGGTGAATGAATTTCAAAAGGGTGCTCTTTCGACCCGTCTGGGGATTCCCATGATATATGGGATTGATGCTGTTCATGGACAAAATAATGTCTATGGTGCCACCATTTTCCCCCACAATGTCGGTCTTGGAGTTACCAG GGATCCTGAGCTTGTTAAGAAGATAGGTGCTGCAACAGCTCTCGAAGTCAGAGCCACTGGAATTCCTTATGCTTTTTCTCCTTGTATCGCG GTCTGCAGGGATCCAAGATGGGGACGATGTTACGAGAGCTATAGTGAAGATCATAACATTGTTCGAGCTATGACCGAGATCATACCTGGTTTACAAGGAGATACTCCGTCAAATTATCCAAACAAATTTCCATTTGTTGATGGAAG CAAAAAAGTTGCAGCTTGTGCAAAGCACTTTGTGGGAGACGGTGGAACGAATAATGGTATCAATGAGAACAACACAATCATAGACTGGAATGGGATGTTGAACATCCACATGCCGGCTTATCTTGACTCGATTAAAAAGGGCGTAGCTACGGTCATGGTGTCGTATTCGAGCTGGAATGGGATTAAGATGCATGCCAACAAGGATCTCATAACAGGATACCTTAAGAATACACTCAAATTcaaa GGATTTGTCATATCAGATATGTGGGGTATTGATCGTATAACGACCCCGGAGCGTGCTAACTATACGTACTCTGTCCAAGCCGGTATACTTGCTGGACTAGACATG GTTATGGTCCCAACGGAGTTTATAGAGTTCATTGACGATTTAACCTTACTTGTGAAGAAGAATGTGATTCCTATGAGCAGAATTGATGATGCTGTGAGGAGGATTTTGAGAGTCAAATTTGTGATGGGGCTATTTGAGAATCCAATGGCTGATCTTAGCTTGGCTCATCATCTTGGAAGCCAG GAGCACAGAGAATTGGCTAGAGAAGCAGTGAGGAAATCACTAGTACTTTTGAAGAATGGTAAAAGTGCCGATGAGCCTTTACTTCCTCTTCCAAAGAGATCAGAAAAGATACTTGTCGCTGGAACTCACGCAGATGACATAGGCAACCAGTGCGGGGGATGGACTATAGAATGGGGCGGACAAACCGGAAACATCACCATTG GCACCACATTCTTGACTGCTGTAAGAAACACAGTTGATCCCCTCACAGAAGTCGTCTACAGCGAGAATCCTAGTGCCGAATACGTAAACTCCAACAACTTCTCATACGCCATTGTAGTCGTAGGTGAGCTCCCTTACGTAGAAACATCTGGTGACAGCGAAACTCTGACCATATTGGAGCCTGGTTACTCGACGATCTCAAATGTATGTGGAGCCACAAAATGTGTGGTAATCATCTTTTCAGGACGCCCCATTGTAATTGAGCCTTACCTCGAAAAGATGGATGCACTAGTTGCTGCTTGGCTTCCAGGCACAGAAGGCCAAGGCATTACTGATGTTCTGTTTGGTGACTATGGTTTTACCGGAAAACTTGCGCGAACTTGGTTCAGGACAGTCGACCAGCTCCCGATGAACTTCGGCGATCCACATTATGATCCCTTATTTTCATTTGGATACGGCCTTACAACCATGCCTAGGGTGCTAAAAGCATCACAGTAG
- the LOC142553597 gene encoding uncharacterized protein LOC142553597 isoform X2 produces the protein MVNEFQKGALSTRLGIPMIYGIDAVHGQNNVYGATIFPHNVGLGVTRDPELVKKIGAATALEVRATGIPYAFSPCIAVCRDPRWGRCYESYSEDHNIVRAMTEIIPGLQGDTPSNYPNKFPFVDGSKKVAACAKHFVGDGGTNNGINENNTIIDWNGMLNIHMPAYLDSIKKGVATVMVSYSSWNGIKMHANKDLITGYLKNTLKFKGFVISDMWGIDRITTPERANYTYSVQAGILAGLDMVMVPTEFIEFIDDLTLLVKKNVIPMSRIDDAVRRILRVKFVMGLFENPMADLSLAHHLGSQEHRELAREAVRKSLVLLKNGKSADEPLLPLPKRSEKILVAGTHADDIGNQCGGWTIEWGGQTGNITIGTTFLTAVRNTVDPLTEVVYSENPSAEYVNSNNFSYAIVVVGELPYVETSGDSETLTILEPGYSTISNVCGATKCVVIIFSGRPIVIEPYLEKMDALVAAWLPGTEGQGITDVLFGDYGFTGKLARTWFRTVDQLPMNFGDPHYDPLFSFGYGLTTMPRVLKASQ, from the exons ATGGTGAATGAATTTCAAAAGGGTGCTCTTTCGACCCGTCTGGGGATTCCCATGATATATGGGATTGATGCTGTTCATGGACAAAATAATGTCTATGGTGCCACCATTTTCCCCCACAATGTCGGTCTTGGAGTTACCAG GGATCCTGAGCTTGTTAAGAAGATAGGTGCTGCAACAGCTCTCGAAGTCAGAGCCACTGGAATTCCTTATGCTTTTTCTCCTTGTATCGCG GTCTGCAGGGATCCAAGATGGGGACGATGTTACGAGAGCTATAGTGAAGATCATAACATTGTTCGAGCTATGACCGAGATCATACCTGGTTTACAAGGAGATACTCCGTCAAATTATCCAAACAAATTTCCATTTGTTGATGGAAG CAAAAAAGTTGCAGCTTGTGCAAAGCACTTTGTGGGAGACGGTGGAACGAATAATGGTATCAATGAGAACAACACAATCATAGACTGGAATGGGATGTTGAACATCCACATGCCGGCTTATCTTGACTCGATTAAAAAGGGCGTAGCTACGGTCATGGTGTCGTATTCGAGCTGGAATGGGATTAAGATGCATGCCAACAAGGATCTCATAACAGGATACCTTAAGAATACACTCAAATTcaaa GGATTTGTCATATCAGATATGTGGGGTATTGATCGTATAACGACCCCGGAGCGTGCTAACTATACGTACTCTGTCCAAGCCGGTATACTTGCTGGACTAGACATG GTTATGGTCCCAACGGAGTTTATAGAGTTCATTGACGATTTAACCTTACTTGTGAAGAAGAATGTGATTCCTATGAGCAGAATTGATGATGCTGTGAGGAGGATTTTGAGAGTCAAATTTGTGATGGGGCTATTTGAGAATCCAATGGCTGATCTTAGCTTGGCTCATCATCTTGGAAGCCAG GAGCACAGAGAATTGGCTAGAGAAGCAGTGAGGAAATCACTAGTACTTTTGAAGAATGGTAAAAGTGCCGATGAGCCTTTACTTCCTCTTCCAAAGAGATCAGAAAAGATACTTGTCGCTGGAACTCACGCAGATGACATAGGCAACCAGTGCGGGGGATGGACTATAGAATGGGGCGGACAAACCGGAAACATCACCATTG GCACCACATTCTTGACTGCTGTAAGAAACACAGTTGATCCCCTCACAGAAGTCGTCTACAGCGAGAATCCTAGTGCCGAATACGTAAACTCCAACAACTTCTCATACGCCATTGTAGTCGTAGGTGAGCTCCCTTACGTAGAAACATCTGGTGACAGCGAAACTCTGACCATATTGGAGCCTGGTTACTCGACGATCTCAAATGTATGTGGAGCCACAAAATGTGTGGTAATCATCTTTTCAGGACGCCCCATTGTAATTGAGCCTTACCTCGAAAAGATGGATGCACTAGTTGCTGCTTGGCTTCCAGGCACAGAAGGCCAAGGCATTACTGATGTTCTGTTTGGTGACTATGGTTTTACCGGAAAACTTGCGCGAACTTGGTTCAGGACAGTCGACCAGCTCCCGATGAACTTCGGCGATCCACATTATGATCCCTTATTTTCATTTGGATACGGCCTTACAACCATGCCTAGGGTGCTAAAAGCATCACAGTAG
- the LOC142553598 gene encoding uncharacterized protein LOC142553598: MVMAGLLMKMAVLMLLCFCTEAEYLKYKDPKQPLNVRIKDLLKRMTLEEKIGQMTMIDRKVASRDIVNNYFIGSLLSGGGSVPAPKASAETWINMVNDFQKGALSTRLGIPMIYGIDAVHGHNTVYNATIFPHNIGLGVTRDPELVKKIGTATALEVRATGIPYAFSPCIAVCRDPRWGRCFESYSEDRKIVQAMTEIIPGLQGDLPASYARNFPYVNGIGRKKVAACAKHFVGDGGTVDGINENNTIIDMNGLLDIHMPAYLDSIRKGVATIMISFSSLNGKKMHTHKDLITGYLKNKLKFEGFVISDSEGIDKITSPPHANYTYSVEASINAGIDTVMVPEKFIEFINDLTSLVNKNVIPMSRIDDAVERILRVKFIMGLFENPMADFTLVNHLGSLQHRELAREAVRRSLVLLKNGKSGEAPFLPLPKRASKILVAGSHANDIGNQCGGWTIEWHGLSGNITIGTTILNAVMSTVDPDTEVIYNENPDTEYVKSNNFSYAIVAVGELPYSETVGDSKNLTIAGHGYTTITNVCRSITCVVVLITGRPVVIEPYLELIDSLVAAWLPGTEGQGIADVLFGDYGFTGKLARTWFRTVDQLPMNVGDPHYDPLFPFGFGLTTTANRDLKASQ; the protein is encoded by the exons ATGGTCATGGCGGGTTTGCTGATGAAAATGGCGGTGCTGATGCTTCTGTGCTTCTGTACAGAGGCAGAGTACTTGAAATACAAGGACCCAAAACAGCCATTGAATGTTAGAATCAAAGACTTGTTGAAGAGGATGACCCTTGAAGAAAAGATCGGCCAGATGACAATGATTGACAGGAAGGTTGCCTCGCGAGATATAGTCAACAATTACTTCATTG GGAGTCTTTTGAGTGGTGGAGGAAGCGTACCTGCTCCAAAGGCTTCTGCTGAGACTTGGATCAATATggttaatgactttcaaaaaggCGCTCTTTCTACTCGTCTTGGAATACCCATGATTTATGGAATTGATGCTGTTCATGGCCATAACACTGTGTATAATGCTACTATTTTCCCTCACAACATTGGGCTTGGAGTTACCAG GGATCCTGAGCTTGTCAAGAAGATAGGAACTGCCACTGCTCTTGAAGTTAGAGCCACAGGAATTCCCTATGCATTTTCTCCCTGTATAGCG GTTTGTAGGGACCCAAGATGGGGTCGCTGTTTTGAAAGCTATAGCGAGGATCGCAAGATTGTTCAAGCAATGACAGAGATAATTCCTGGCTTGCAAGGAGATCTTCCAGCCAGTTATGCAAGGAACTTCCCATATGTGAATGGGATTGGGAG GAAAAAGGTTGCTGCATGTGCGAAACACTTTGTGGGAGATGGCGGAACAGTAGATGGTATCAATGAAAACAACACTATCATAGACATGAATGGACTGCTTGATATCCACATGCCTGCATATCTCGATTCCATCAGAAAGGGAGTGGCAACAATTATGATATCTTTCTCGAGCTTAAATGGTAAAAAGATGCATACTCACAAAGATCTCATCACTGGATATCTCAAGAATAAGCTCAAATTCGAA GGGTTTGTTATATCCGATTCTGAAGGCATTGACAAGATAACTTCCCCACCACATGCTAACTATACATATAGTGTTGAAGCTAGTATCAATGCTGGAATTGACACG GTTATGGTCCCAGAGAAGTTTATAGAGTTCATCAATGACTTAACTTCACTGGTGAATAAAAATGTTATCCCTATGAGCAGAATAGACGATGCTGTTGAGAGAATATTGAGGGTCAAATTTATTATGGGGCTCTTCGAGAACCCAATGGCTGATTTCACCTTGGTGAACCATCTTGGAAGCCTG CAACACAGAGAGTTGGCCCGGGAAGCAGTGAGGCGATCACTAGTCCTACTCAAGAATGGTAAAAGTGGTGAAGCCCCATTTCTCCCTCTTCCAAAGAGAGCTTCAAAGATACTCGTGGCAGGAAGCCATGCAAATGACATCGGTAATCAATGTGGAGGATGGACGATAGAATGGCACGGTCTTTCTGGCAATATTACAATTG GTACCACAATTCTAAATGCAGTAATGAGCACAGTTGATCCAGACACTGAAGTTATCTACAATGAAAATCCCGACACAGAATATGTGAAATCAAACAACTTCTCCTATGCCATTGTAGCCGTCGGGGAGCTACCTTATTCGGAAACAGTAGGTGATAGCAAGAATTTGACAATAGCCGGACATGGTTACACCACTATTACCAATGTATGCAGGTCTATAACGTGTGTGGTCGTACTAATTACAGGACGACCGGTCGTTATAGAACCATATCTTGAATTAATCGACTCTCTGGTGGCTGCTTGGCTTCCGGGGACTGAAGGCCAGGGGATTGCTGATGTTTTGTTCGGCGACTATGGTTTTACGGGCAAACTCGCACGAACTTGGTTTAGGACAGTCGACCAACTTCCGATGAATGTGGGCGATCCACATTACGATCCTCTGTTTCCATTTGGATTTGGTCTCACTACTACTGCAAATAGAGATTTGAAAGCAAGTCAATGA